GCAGCCAAGAAGGGTTTAGCATTACTGCTAATGTAACAGCGTTCTGACTGGTCACTTACAGTTAGTGTTTTCTTGATGTATGGAGCCCCAGGGGACAGGAGCTCCTCATTGGTGACAGGCCTCTTTAGCACTAGAGCCAAAGGTGACAGATCCGATTAGAATCACATGTGCAAAGGTTAAATACAATATAATGCATAACAAGGAAGACTGGGAAGTACCAGACTGGGGAATAGACGCACAAACCATCCAAAGCTTTTCTGTGCAAAAAGCATTCTATGAGCACAGAGCAGGTCTGAGACAAATTCTAAGACATCTTCCTTATCTGTATCTCTTCTATACAAGTATTAGAACTGGCAGGGAAAGTTTCACTGAAACTTCTCTCTACTGCCCACAACAAAAGGGATGGGGggttaaaacaagaaaaaaataagatttaagtttttgaaaatggaaattaaGATTCTGTTTTCCAAAGAgaacctgaaatattttgatcaacacaaaacaatttgttttcttcaaaaaaatTGTGTAGAAATTGAACGTGTTGCAATGTGCTTTAATATACACACATCTTTACAAAGCCCGGCATTAAAGGGCCCTTCTCCTTAGAAAGAtcaaaaacaccaccacaaatcTGCAGCTTCTAAGCATGCTGTTTTGGAGATGTGATGAACCCCTCCAAAAGACAGCCCACCTCAGAAAACTTTTCTCAAAAGTTGTGTACAAGTAAACACGCTCAAGGGACCGTAACTTTAAAACCTTTCTGATAGAATAAGTGTTGGTTTTTAAACCAGAAAAGTTCTGccctgagaggagaggaggcatACAACATTTCCAGGAAAAATGGTTTCATTGCAATGAGAGGCGATGTATAAAAATGTGGCTTATAGCAAGAAGCCAGCTTCAACCTTACTTATGGAATGGCAAAGCTAAGGCCTTTCTGGTGCCAATCCCTTTGCCAAGCCAAGATCACACTGTCATCGGCCCCATGCACTAGAACAGGAATTGAGCTACTGCATGTAAGATGAACTTCCCTAGCCCTGTTCGTGCAATTCTGCCCTTTCCTTTTAGGCCTGTTGAAATTAGCCTTCTTATCACTAGTCTCAAGTCTAATGTAATCTCTTCAGCCCTTCTGAGCATTAGATAAGTGGCACTGAAATGTGAGACCTCACCTGATTTGGGGTTGCATTCAGCTGCTGGCAGGAATCCCAGGCTGGGTGTAGGAGTGAAATAGGGGTTGGAACTTCCGGCAAGAGAGGTGACGCTGCTCCTCCGAACTGCTGAGACTATTTTGATCTCCTTGTTGGGCTGGACTGAAAGACACAGATATAACTCCTCCCAGATCTTGGCTAGGGGTGAGCAGACTGGTTTGGCTAGAGTTTGGCCTGCTTTTTCAGCCCAGGTTTGACTGTCAGAGCGGTGGTTCTCCTTCCCCTCAATGCATACCCGTCCACATGCCCTCAGCCAAGGAATTCAGTCCTTACAAAATACCCAGCCCACTTTTGCAGACTCAGGAGGTCTGAATGATTTTGGAAACTCTCAACCTTCAGAGGATCTCCCTTCATTAGTCTTTACCGAGCAAGGTGTGTGGGTGtgaggggaccactgtgatcatgtagaCTGGCCTCCTGGATGACACAGGCCAGACAACTGCCCCACAATAATCCCCAAATTTATTTcagaaaaccatccaatcttcattttaaaattgtcagtgttgtagaatccaccatgacccttggtcatttattccaatggttaattactccctTCCACCATTGCGAATGTACGTCTTATTTCCGGTCTAAATTTGTttagattcaacttccagccattggattgtgttgtaCCTTTTTCTGCTATATTGGAgagcccatttttaaatatttgttccacatgTTGACACTTATGGACTGTGAtcatcaccccttaaccttctgtttaAGCTAAATCGATTGAGcgccttgagtctatcactacgagcatgttttctaatcctttactcattcttgtggctcttttcagAACActctacaatttatcaacatccttcttgagctgtgggcaccagaactggacacaggattccagaagTGGTCATACCAATGCCAGATACAGAGATAAAGAGTAAGAGTATCTCTAATCTTACTTCAGATTCCCCTATATACACACATCACAGGCAGAgatgaaagtaagctggtacatagaatagaatatcagggttggaagggacctcaggaggtcatctagtccaaccccctgctcaaagcaggaccaatccccaactaaatcatcccagccagggctttgtcaagcctgaccttaaaaatatctaaggaaggagattctaccacctccctaggtaacgcattccagtgtttgatcaccctcctagagaaaaagtttttcctaatatccaacctaaacctcccccactgcaacttgagaccattactccttgttctgtcatcagctaccactgagaacagtctagatccatcctctttggaaccccctttcaggtagttgaaagcggctatcaaatcctccctcattcttctcttccacagactaaacaatcccagttccctcagcctctcctcataagtcatgtgttccagtcccctaatcatttttgttgccctctgctggactctttccaatttttccacatccttcttgtagtgtggggcccaaaactgaacacagtactccagatgaggcctcaccaatgtcgaatagaggggaacaatcacgtctctcgatctgcgggcaatgcccctacgtatacatcccaaaatgccattggccttcttggcaataagggcacactgttgactcatatccagcttctcgtccactgtaacccgtaggtccttttctgcagaactgctgccgagccatttggtacctagtccgtagcggtgcatgggattcttccgtcctaaatgcaggactctgcacttgtccttgttgaacctcatcagatttcttttggcccaatcctccaatttgtctaggtccttctgtatcctatccctaccctccagcgtatctacctctcctcccagtttagtgtcatctgcaaacttgctgagggtgcaatccacaccatcctccagatcatttatgaagatattgaacaaaactggcctgaggaccgacccttggggcactccacttgataccggctgccagctagacatggagccattgatcactacccatggagcccgacaatctagccaactttctatccaccttatagtccattcatccagcccatacttctttaacttgctggcaagaatactgtgggagaccgtgtcaaaagctttgctaaagtcaaggaacaacatgtccacttctttcccctcatccacagagccagttatctagtCATAGacggcaattagattagtcaggcatgacttgcccttggtgaatccatgccgactgttcctgatcactttcctctcctctaagtgcttcagaattgattccttgaggacctgctccatgatttttccagggactgaggtgaggctgactggcctgtagttcccaggatccttcttcttcccttttttaaagatgggcactacattagcctttttccagtcatccgggacttcccctgatagccatgagttttcaaagatgatggccaatggctctgcaatcacatctgccaactcctttagcactctcagatgtagcacatccggccccattgacttgtgctcgtccagcttttctaaatagtccagaaccacttctttctccacagagggctggtcacctcctccctatgctgtgctgcccagtgcagtagtttgggagctgaccttgtttgtgaagacagaagcaaaaaaagctttgagtacattagctttttccacatcctctgtcactaggttgcctccctcaaggaaagtgtgggccccttactgaatgactttcttcttgttgctaacatacctgaagaaacccttcttgttactttaaacatctcttgctagctgcaactccaggtgtgatttggccttcctgatttcactcctgcatccccgagcaatatttttatactcatccctggtcatttgtccaatcttccacttcttgtaagcttcttttttgtgttcaggatcagcaaggatttcactgttaagccaagctggtcaccttccatatttactattctttctacacatcaggatggtttgtccctgtaacctcaaaaaggattctttaaaatacagccagctctcctggactcctttccccttcatgttattctcccaggggatctgcccatcagttcccggagggagtcaaagtctgcttttctgaagtccagggtccgaattctactgctctcctttcttccctgtgtcaggatcctgaactctaccatctcatggtcactgcctcccaggttcccatccactttagcttcccctactaattcttcccagtttgtgagcagcaggtcaagaagagctctgcccctagttggttcctccagcacttgcaccaggaaattgtcccctaccctttccaaaaacttcctggattgtctgtgcaccgctatattgctctcccagcagatatcagggtgattgaagtctcccatgagaaccatggcctgcgatctagtaacttccgtgagttgccggaagaaagcctcgtccacctcatcccccgggtccggtggtctatagcagactcccaccacgacatcactcttgttgctcacacttctaaacttaatccagagacactgaggtttttctgcagtttcataccggagctctgagcagtcatactgctcccttacatacagtgcaactcccccaccttttctgccctgcctgtccttcctgaacagtttatatccatccatgacagtactccagtcatgtgagttatcccaccaagtctctgttattccaatcacaccataattccttgactgtgccaggacttccagttctccctgcaaTCCGGTatggcgtactggcaagagccgaTACACAGCCGACCATACCGGCAGCTTCCCCGGGGCTCCCGGCAGCGgtcagagcccctggccctttaaatcagtgccagagccccgctgccggagccctggggtagcagcagcagcagggagccctggggctccagcggtgatttaaaggggccctgggctcctggcggtggctggagctcctgaccctttaaatcgctgcccgagccccagggctcctggccaccGTGCCTGCTACTGCTACTAGGGGGCTCTGGCGGCGATTTTAAGGGCCCCGGGCTACCGGCTGCCACTGCTGCTACCATggggctccggtggtgatttaaagggcccagggctcccggccacCGCTACCGCAGCCggcgccctgggccctttaaattgccgacGGACTTCCGGGGTAGCAACAGCGGCCGGGAGCCCACAGgctctggcagcgatttaaagggcccagggatttaaaggccctgccccttccagccaAGGCCCCACCCCAGTATCCCTGATTACCCGAGAGGAAGCTGGAGTTGCCTTGCTCCGGGTTGAGCTTGCGGAGGCAGAAGGGGCTGTCAGGGCTCTCCGACAAAGCCCGGGGCAAGTTCTCGTTGAGCAGCTCCGTGAGCCGTCGCCTCCGGCGGAAGTTGATCCGGAACTGGTAGAGCAGGTTACTGTCAAAGAAGTGGTGCTTGCTGGAGACTGGGAAGAGAACAGGAAAGGGTAGAGCGGCTGTCGGGGGGGGGTCTCATGACAAAGGGTAGCTAATATTTgccattcagcagcagggctggaggaggagaccTGCTGTAGTATTACCAGTGCACCCTTTGCAGTGTTACAAGTTCCAGTGAGTGtcgcaatatttggtgtttttcttttattaaagtcccagctcctggagtcatgtgagctGGGGAGAcgctcagctttcattaaaaaacagaATGTGAGTTTCTAATCCTcagggttgcagagaaaagcttgaaacccgatgacccccacccccccaaaggcTAAAACCGAACCtaaagctcagaaaccagaaggcaaatagaagGAGCCCAACAATCATTATTTTTAAAGCCTCGGGCTTTTGGGGAGCCtgattcaggattttttttaatgctcagGATTTTCAAGACAGGGTGTGTTCTTATTCCCCTTTTCAGTATCACAAGGgtctggtgggggagggaaaagggctATTCCATTATCAAACCCAGCCATGGGATGCAGCCTCATCCCTTCACCTCCCAACCCCCGCCTCTCTaacagccaggcatggcaggGTGTGGGACTACACCTCCCACAATGCCTTGCATTGCAGGAGCACACCAAAGTAATGTTGATAATGTCCAGTAAAAAATATTCCAGTGAAAATCCCACAGTCCAATAAGACTGGGGTTATTACAAGCTAGCGTTGGGTTTACTGGTGGTACAGAAATAACTGACAGGATGTTAAGTTGATGACCAGTGAGGCATGGGCTCATCGGCaggaatgagattttttttttccccgttggttggaggaggaggaggaggaggaggtggtggtgggagagAAGTGGTGCTGCTCTATCGGGGCTGTTTACAGCCCCAGAGCAACTAGAGGTTTTTGCTAAACCGATCAGCAGCGAAAGAGTTAACACCCTTTCCCAGAGGACTGAAGGCAGCACTGTCACAGAGCCATTGTTTCTCTGGACAAGCAAATTCAGAGTGTGCTGCAGATTCACACCCTGACTTGCTCCGCAGTAACTCGCCATGTAGACGAGCCCTCCGACATATGTGGCCTTAGAAATGGGTCAGATATTGAATGAGCCCCTCCACTTCaactgccttatttcttccattaTAATGTTGGCGGGGAATCTCAGATCTGATCTCTCTGTGCGTGTGTGAGAAAGGGAGAAAGACACCGAGCGTGTGCACGAGCAGGCTTCGAGTGTCTCGAAATCCAGATGTGAATCCCCGTTCTCTGGCTTGGGAATGACACTTTGAAGAGATGCCAAAAAGTGACTCAGATTCCGTCTCAAACATTCAAGGGTGACAGCAGCGTGCCCAGAGGGCCCCTCTTCTAAAAATAGAACTAAATGGACCCACTGCTGTCTCCAAGTAGAAACTAGCACTCGGCACACGACCAGCCTTTGTTACTTGTTATAAATGCGGGGTTGTTCCAAGCAAAGCAATGATAGCTAGCCCCATCCTTCAcctttcttccccatccccaggAATTTCGGCATACCATGCTGAATGATCCCATGTTCCAGCAGTGCTCGGCCCAGCTCCACAGCTTCCTTTCTGTTtgctgtctccccttcctggatGAGCCAGTCAATCATTTCACAGCCCAGGAATGTCCTCTGGTACTTCACAGAATTCTCCTCTCTCGCCTTCAGTATGGAGTCTTCTACATTGATCAGCCTGGCACAGAGAAGAGACATGCCAAGGGGTAAGGAGCGGGGTGGATCCAGAAGAGTGATCTTTTCTTTAGCCCTATAACTACACAAGCAGCATGGCAGGAGCTAAAGCCAACTGAAGCATTGGTTGTCCCACCTGTCATGAgcagagagaaaataaacagtGGGGGAACCCAACACATCTTGCTACACCATAATATGCTTGATTATGTAACTCCAAGTGTCAGACTTTCCCCTCTCGAGCCATTAGCTTAGGGCAGTTTTTGGAATGACGTTGTTCCCATGTCAGAATGCTGTATGTGGAGGACCCAGAAGATGAGTCTCATGGTAACATCAAAGCCAGTAAGAACCATAAAGACTGTCTAGGATGTTTCATGGATTTGATTGGGTTTTAAAGGAGGTGGGCATGCTGGAATGGGTGAGAAAAACAGAAGTCCTCAAGGAAAGGAAGACTCTTCCCCAGCATGGAGACATGAGAGGTAAACAGTGTAGCCTGTCCAAGCTTCTACTTTCAGTTCCACCATAAATAAATACTCACTCCTCACTGAGGATATGGTTTATTGGGCTACAAAGGCTGGAAGTGCTGCTGTATGAGGAAGGACCAAAGAACAAAGCATAGCTTGGCTACAGTGATGGAGGGATAATAATTACCTAAGGATTTTGAAGGTGTGAACATCATGAAAGGAGAACTGCTTACGGTGGTACAGCTAAGTGTGGCCGGACAAAATTAAGGAAAGGAACATTGCAGGCTGAACAGTAGGGTAAGCTTCCAATGAGTGTACTTTGTTTGCCCACGAAATCTGCACTGGTTTAGCTAAAGGGGcaattttaaactgaattaagcCAGTTCAAACCCTAATGTAGACACTCCAGGAATCAGTTTAAGCTAAGATGAAATAAATATCCACACAGCCTATTGTGGTGGTTTAACCACATCAGTTTAAAACCGCTCCTTTATTTAAAACTGATGCAGTTTTCTCATATAGATAGCCATTGGGCTCCCAAGGGAAATGGCAAAAGCCCAATTGCTTAAGACAACTATGGTGAGAAAAAGCCTTTTAAATGAGGTGTTTAACCCACATGATCAGAACCTAAATTCTAGGTCTCATTCAAAACACAGCTGAGGAGACAGGTGAGTCACTCAATACTTTAATGTGCAATGGAAAACACCAGCTAATTTTGAAAAGATTAGCCATAATGAGCTGTGCAAGTAATTGTAACAGAACCCAAAGCCAAGTTAGAAAGGCAGCATGTGAGTTTTGCTTGTTTCAGGTGAACCCATGCAAAACATGCTCCTTTCACGTGGATTTGAATCAAATTCAGGCACAAGAGGTGGTTTCAGCACAGCCAATTCAAGGCCAACTCAAAGCAAGACAGAGCACGCGAGCCAAAAAGCAACAAAAGGTTCCTGTAACCCCCTGAAAATCTAAACTGCTAGAAAGGGCACAGCTTAAATGCAGTTAAACCCGCGGTTTCCTGAATTCTGGAAGGTTAAAACTGATGTGTCCTCAAGAGGGTGCCCTAACCCCACATATGCAAACAGCTAGATACCTTCCAAATGcatttcttagggcttgtctacaattgaaatgctacagcagtactatagaatcacagaatatcagggttggaagggacctcaggaggtcatctagtctaaccccctgctcagagcaggatcaatccccaactaaatcatcccagccagggctttgtcaagcctgaccttaaaaacttctaaggaaggagattccaccacctccctaggtaacacattccagtgtttgaccaccctcctagtgaaaaagtttttcctaatatccaacctaaacctcccccactgcaacttgagaccattactccttgttctgtcatctgctaccactgagaacagtctagatccatcctctttggaaccccctttcaggtagttgaaagcagctatcaaataccccctcattcttctcttctgcagactaaacaatctcagttccctctgcctctcctcataagtcatgtgttccagtcccctaatcatttctgttgccctccgctggacgctttccagtttttccacatccttcttgtagtgtggggcccaaaactggacacagtactccagatgaggcctcaccaatgtcgaatagaggggaacgatcacctccctcgatctgctggcaatgcccctacttatacatcccaaaatgccactggctttcttggcagcaagggcacactgttgactcatatccagcttctcgtccactgtaacccctaggtccttttctgcagaactgctgccgagccactcagtccttagtctgtag
This sequence is a window from Eretmochelys imbricata isolate rEreImb1 chromosome 13, rEreImb1.hap1, whole genome shotgun sequence. Protein-coding genes within it:
- the LOC144273725 gene encoding DEP domain-containing mTOR-interacting protein-like isoform X2: MQKLMDHYIIHHVCDEHSDYKDAKLLYRFRKDDGTFPLNKDVKVFMRGQSLYETLINVEDSILKAREENSVKYQRTFLGCEMIDWLIQEGETANRKEAVELGRALLEHGIIQHVSSKHHFFDSNLLYQFRINFRRRRRLTELLNENLPRALSESPDSPFCLRKLNPEQGNSSFLSVQPNKEIKIVSAVRRSSVTSLAGSSNPYFTPTPSLGFLPAAECNPKSVLKRPVTNEELLSPGAPYIKKTLTIVGDAVGWGFVVRGGRPCHIQAVDPGGPAAAAGMKVCQFVFSVNGRYVLHLDYPTISSLIMTGPRTLVLEVMEAIE